A portion of the Dendropsophus ebraccatus isolate aDenEbr1 unplaced genomic scaffold, aDenEbr1.pat pat_scaffold_83_ctg1, whole genome shotgun sequence genome contains these proteins:
- the LOC138780525 gene encoding LOW QUALITY PROTEIN: matrilin-2-like (The sequence of the model RefSeq protein was modified relative to this genomic sequence to represent the inferred CDS: inserted 2 bases in 2 codons): protein VDHCSESNHGCQHICTNTEDSYKCQCREGFVLTDDQKTCRAIDHCAVNEHGCEHLCVNAEGSYECQCFEGYFLRDDKKSCQSKDFCKTSEHGCEHLCVNNENSYICKCFEGYILADDGKKCKSKDSCKTSEHGCEHLCVNNEDSYICKCFEGYILADDGKKCKKCGEGPVDLVFVIDGSKSLGEDNFELVKQXVNGIIDSLEVSQKAARVGLVQYSTHVRTEFTMAQYSSAKDIKKAVSLMKYMGXGSMTGLALKLMYEKSFSEAQGARRRSLGVPRVAIVFTDGRAQDEVADWASRAKQNGIIIYAVGVGKAIDEELREIASSPQEQHVIHADDFSFMGYITRN, encoded by the exons AAGTGGATCATTGCTCGGAGTCTAACCACGGCTGCCAGCATATCTGCACAAACACAGAAGACTCATATAAGTGCCAGTGCCGTGAAGGGTTTGTATTGACGGATGATCAGAAGACTTGTAGAG CTATCGACCACTGCGCTGTGAATGAGCACGGCTGTGAGCACTTGTGTGTTAATGCAGAAGGCTCCTACGAGTGTCAGTGCTTCGAAGGATATTTTCTTCGGGATGATAAGAAGTCCTGTCAGA GTAAAGATTTCTGCAAAACCAGTGAGCACGGATGTGAGCATCTCTGTGTAAATAATGAGAATTCATATATCTGCAAATGTTTTGAAGGCTACATCTTGGCGGATgatggaaaaaaatgtaaaa GTAAAGACTCCTGCAAAACCAGTGAGCACGGATGTGAGCATCTCTGTGTAAATAATGAGGATTCATATATCTGCAAATGCTTTGAAGGATACATATTGGCGGATGATGGCAAAAAATGTAAAA AGTGTGGAGAAGGACCAGTGGATTTGGTGTTTGTCATCGATGGATCCAAAAGCCTGGGAGAAGACAACTTTGAGCTTGTTAAGC TTGTCAATGGGATTATAGACTCACTGGAGGTGTCGCAGAAAGCCGCACGTGTAGGACTGGTGCAGTACTCCACTCACGTCCGCACAGAGTTCACTATGGCTCAGTACAGCTCCGCCAAGGATATAAAGAAAGCTGTGTCCCTAATGAAATACATGG AGGGGTCCATGACGGGACTTGCTCTGAAGCTCATGTATGAGAAAAGCTTTTCAGAGGCTCAGGGTGCGCGGAGACGGTCCCTGGGTGTACCAAGGGTGGCCATTGTGTTTACTGACGGACGAGCACAAGATGAGGTCGCCGACTGGGCCAGCCGGGCAAAGCAAAATG GCATCATCATCTATGCTGTCGGAGTGGGCAAGGCCATTGATGAAGAATTACGAGAAATTGCTTCTTCGCCACAAGAGCAGCACGTTATTCATGCCGATGACTTCAGCTTCATGGGATACATCACGAGAAATTAA